A genomic region of Candidatus Bathyarchaeota archaeon contains the following coding sequences:
- a CDS encoding ATP-dependent DNA ligase, translating to MLYLKLVEFYEKIEATTKRLEITDLLVELLKQTPKELIDKVVYLTQGKLYPDFVGIELGLAEKLAIKAISEVSGKTEEEVEKKFDELGDLGKVAETFLERKTQLTLFQRPLTIDVVYDAFEKMAKASGEGAMDLKIRYLCSLLNDASSKEARYIVRTALGRLRLGVADMTILDALAIAYGGGKTSRETLERAYNLSSDLGLVAKTAAFEGLEGIKKFKISIGRPIRPMLAERLSDPREILEKLGGKGAAEYKYDGIRLQAHLFNNKVYLFSRRLENVTNQFPDACKYIRECVKVKEAIVEGECVGIDPNTGDMLPFQVISQRRGRKYDIEKMEEEVPVSVFLFDILYVNGEDYTVKPFLERRKKLEEIVNETERGRVSELIITSDPEELDRYMDKAVSEGCEGLMVKSIGLDSIYKAGARGWTWIKYKRSYKAELADTFDLVLVGAFYGKGKRAGTYGALLMAVYNKEKDVFETICKLGSGFTDEDLKNLPEEAKKWITPHKHARVDALIEPDIWFSPGIVLEVASDEITLSPLHTCGRDLIKKGSGLALRFPRFTGKWRFDKSPEDATTTNEVIETYKKQLKKIE from the coding sequence TTGCTTTACTTAAAATTAGTTGAATTTTACGAAAAAATAGAAGCTACTACAAAAAGGCTTGAAATAACAGATTTATTAGTGGAGCTTTTAAAGCAAACACCTAAAGAATTAATAGATAAAGTTGTTTATTTAACTCAAGGAAAACTTTATCCAGATTTTGTTGGCATTGAATTAGGTCTAGCTGAAAAACTTGCTATTAAAGCTATTTCAGAAGTTTCAGGTAAAACTGAGGAAGAAGTTGAAAAAAAATTTGATGAGCTTGGTGACTTAGGAAAAGTCGCTGAAACTTTCCTAGAGAGAAAAACTCAGTTAACTCTTTTCCAAAGACCATTAACAATAGATGTTGTTTATGATGCTTTCGAGAAAATGGCTAAAGCTTCTGGAGAAGGTGCTATGGATTTAAAAATTAGATATCTTTGTAGTTTGTTGAATGACGCTTCTTCAAAGGAAGCTCGATATATTGTTAGAACTGCTCTAGGTAGGTTAAGGCTTGGAGTTGCAGATATGACTATTTTAGATGCTTTAGCTATAGCTTATGGTGGTGGAAAAACTTCAAGAGAAACCTTAGAAAGAGCTTACAATTTATCTTCAGATTTAGGGCTCGTAGCTAAAACAGCAGCTTTTGAAGGTCTTGAAGGCATAAAAAAATTTAAGATTTCTATAGGTCGACCTATAAGACCTATGCTTGCTGAAAGACTTTCAGATCCAAGAGAAATTCTAGAAAAACTTGGTGGAAAAGGTGCTGCTGAATATAAATATGATGGAATCAGGTTGCAAGCACATTTATTTAATAATAAAGTTTATTTATTTTCTAGGCGTTTAGAAAATGTTACTAATCAATTTCCTGATGCTTGTAAATATATTAGGGAATGTGTAAAAGTTAAGGAAGCTATAGTTGAAGGGGAATGTGTTGGAATAGATCCAAATACTGGAGATATGCTTCCATTTCAAGTTATATCTCAACGTAGAGGAAGAAAATATGATATAGAAAAGATGGAAGAGGAAGTACCTGTTAGTGTTTTCCTTTTTGATATCTTATATGTAAATGGAGAAGATTATACTGTTAAACCATTTTTAGAAAGAAGAAAGAAACTTGAAGAAATTGTTAATGAAACGGAGCGGGGAAGAGTTTCAGAATTAATTATTACAAGCGATCCTGAAGAACTTGATAGATATATGGATAAAGCTGTATCAGAAGGATGCGAAGGATTAATGGTTAAATCAATAGGTTTAGATTCAATTTATAAAGCTGGAGCTAGAGGTTGGACATGGATAAAATATAAAAGATCTTACAAAGCTGAGTTAGCTGATACATTCGATTTAGTTTTAGTTGGAGCTTTTTATGGTAAGGGGAAAAGAGCTGGAACTTATGGCGCCTTATTAATGGCTGTTTACAATAAAGAAAAAGATGTTTTTGAAACAATATGCAAACTTGGAAGTGGATTTACAGATGAAGATTTAAAAAATCTTCCGGAAGAAGCTAAAAAATGGATTACTCCTCATAAACATGCTCGAGTAGATGCTCTTATAGAACCGGATATATGGTTTTCTCCAGGAATAGTTCTTGAAGTAGCTTCAGATGAAATAACTCTTTCACCTCTTCATACTTGTGGAAGAGATTTAATAAAGAAAGGAAGCGGATTAGCTTTAAGATTCCCAAGATTTACAGGTAAATGGAGATTTGATAAATCACCTGAAGATGCTACAACAACAAATGAAGTTATAGAAACCTATAAAAAACAATTAAAGAAAATAGAGTAA
- a CDS encoding nitroreductase family protein has product MELFEAIFGRRSVRLFKKNDISEEYLLKLIDAARFAPSAGNLQPWEFIIVKNSEKRKALAKAALNQNFIFEAPVAIVVCANENRSARYYGERGAKLYCIQDTAAAIENLLLAAYGLGLGTCWVGAFNEVEVAKVVEASKGIRPVAIIPIGFPLEKPSPPSRRSLKEIIHKEKLSL; this is encoded by the coding sequence TTGGAGCTTTTTGAAGCTATTTTCGGTAGAAGAAGTGTACGACTCTTTAAAAAAAATGATATTTCAGAAGAGTATTTATTAAAATTAATTGATGCAGCGCGTTTTGCACCTTCAGCTGGAAATCTTCAACCTTGGGAATTTATTATAGTTAAAAACAGTGAAAAAAGGAAAGCTCTTGCTAAAGCAGCTTTAAACCAAAATTTTATTTTTGAAGCTCCAGTAGCAATAGTTGTTTGTGCTAATGAAAATAGAAGCGCAAGATACTACGGTGAAAGAGGTGCAAAACTTTATTGTATTCAAGATACTGCAGCAGCAATAGAAAACTTACTACTTGCTGCCTATGGGTTAGGACTCGGAACATGTTGGGTGGGGGCATTTAATGAAGTTGAGGTAGCTAAAGTAGTTGAAGCTAGTAAAGGCATTAGGCCAGTAGCCATAATTCCTATAGGGTTCCCCTTAGAAAAACCCTCTCCTCCATCTAGAAGAAGCCTTAAAGAAATAATTCATAAAGAGAAATTAAGTCTTTAA
- a CDS encoding 2,3-bisphosphoglycerate-independent phosphoglycerate mutase produces MSRKAILIICDGMGDRPVKEYGYKTPLEVADTPNLNKLTEKGLFGLMDPVSPGVRPGSDVAHLAILGYDPYECYTGRGSLEAAGAGIQLKPGDIAFRANFATATEDLTIVDRRAGRIKTGIKELAEALNQIKIESVNGVSIEFYPTIEHRGVLVFRGEKLSKNVSDTDPHAVGVKPLKSQPLDESIEAERTAKALNEFTEKSFQILKNHQINLNRIKTGEKPANIILVRGAGSYFKLKTLQERYGIKAAAIAAVALVKGVCRITGMDIIDVKGATGGLNTNFNGKADEAAKAINNYDFVLLHVKATDVASHDGNFRAKVEAIENIDKMIGRLINQLNLDETYIVVTADHCTPINFKDHSGDPTPILIYGPETFSSGIKKFCEKTTPQGNLCRIKGIDIMPILTNYMGVSEKFGY; encoded by the coding sequence GTAGAAAAGCTATTTTAATAATTTGCGATGGAATGGGTGATAGACCAGTAAAAGAATATGGGTATAAAACACCTCTTGAAGTTGCTGATACCCCAAACTTAAATAAATTAACTGAAAAAGGTTTATTTGGATTGATGGATCCCGTAAGTCCTGGGGTTAGGCCTGGAAGCGACGTCGCTCACTTAGCTATTCTAGGTTACGATCCTTATGAATGTTATACTGGTAGAGGAAGTTTAGAAGCTGCTGGAGCTGGAATCCAACTTAAACCTGGTGATATAGCTTTTAGAGCAAACTTTGCTACTGCAACTGAAGATTTAACAATTGTGGATAGAAGAGCTGGAAGGATAAAAACTGGAATTAAAGAGTTAGCTGAAGCATTAAATCAAATAAAAATTGAAAGTGTTAATGGTGTTTCAATAGAGTTTTATCCAACAATTGAACATAGAGGTGTTTTAGTTTTTCGTGGAGAAAAACTTTCGAAAAATGTAAGTGATACTGATCCTCATGCTGTAGGCGTTAAACCATTAAAATCTCAACCTTTAGATGAAAGTATTGAAGCTGAAAGAACAGCTAAAGCTTTAAATGAATTTACTGAAAAATCATTTCAAATTCTTAAAAATCATCAAATAAACTTAAATAGAATTAAAACAGGAGAAAAACCTGCAAATATAATTTTAGTTAGGGGAGCCGGCTCCTATTTTAAACTTAAAACTTTACAAGAAAGATATGGAATTAAAGCAGCAGCTATAGCTGCTGTAGCTTTAGTTAAAGGTGTATGCCGCATAACTGGAATGGATATAATAGATGTTAAAGGTGCTACTGGAGGGTTGAACACTAATTTTAATGGTAAAGCTGATGAAGCAGCTAAAGCCATTAATAACTATGATTTTGTTTTGCTTCATGTTAAAGCTACTGATGTGGCTAGTCATGATGGAAACTTTAGAGCTAAAGTTGAAGCAATAGAAAATATAGATAAAATGATTGGACGATTAATTAATCAATTAAATCTTGATGAAACATATATTGTTGTCACAGCAGATCATTGCACTCCAATAAATTTCAAAGATCACTCAGGCGATCCTACCCCAATTTTAATTTATGGACCTGAAACCTTCAGCAGTGGAATTAAAAAATTCTGTGAAAAAACAACTCCTCAAGGAAACCTATGTAGAATAAAAGGTATAGATATAATGCCTATTTTAACAAATTATATGGGTGTATCAGAGAAATTTGGTTATTGA
- a CDS encoding lipoate--protein ligase family protein, which yields MIEEWRLLELTINDAYMNMAIDEAILTMIQKGKSPNTIRFYRWNPSAVSIGYFQSLIDEVDVEACKKLNVDIVRRITGGGAVYHDYNGEVTYSVIASKENPKIPEDILESYNILCNGIVLGLKKLGLTPAFKPINDIIVNGKKISGNAQTRKLNAILQHGTILIDVDVEKMFKVLKVSNEKIKDKMITSVKERVTSVKKELGKEVDFNEVAEALKKGFEEALNIKLSPGELTEEEKALAEKLKIEKYSAKEWLYKR from the coding sequence ATGATTGAGGAATGGCGTTTACTTGAGTTAACTATAAACGATGCCTATATGAATATGGCTATAGATGAAGCTATTTTAACTATGATTCAAAAAGGAAAATCCCCAAACACTATAAGATTCTATAGGTGGAATCCTTCAGCTGTTTCTATAGGGTATTTCCAAAGCTTAATTGATGAAGTTGATGTTGAAGCTTGCAAGAAACTTAATGTTGATATAGTTAGGCGAATAACTGGTGGAGGAGCTGTTTACCATGATTATAACGGTGAAGTAACCTACAGCGTTATAGCTTCTAAAGAAAATCCAAAAATTCCAGAAGATATTTTAGAATCTTATAATATTCTATGCAATGGAATAGTTTTAGGATTAAAAAAGCTTGGTTTAACTCCTGCTTTTAAACCTATAAATGATATTATTGTAAATGGAAAAAAAATTTCTGGAAATGCTCAAACCAGAAAATTAAATGCTATTCTTCAGCATGGAACAATTTTAATTGATGTAGATGTAGAAAAAATGTTTAAAGTGCTTAAAGTGAGTAATGAAAAAATAAAAGATAAAATGATTACATCTGTGAAAGAAAGAGTAACAAGCGTTAAAAAAGAATTAGGTAAAGAAGTTGATTTTAATGAAGTAGCTGAAGCCTTAAAAAAAGGTTTTGAAGAGGCTTTAAATATAAAGCTTTCTCCAGGAGAACTTACTGAAGAAGAGAAAGCATTAGCTGAAAAACTGAAAATTGAAAAATATTCCGCAAAAGAATGGCTTTATAAAAGGTGA
- a CDS encoding radical SAM protein, with protein MKTTIEFKENSLELPSKIRVSIGSAILIGLKRGFINAPSETIYLMTFYEGRCLANCGFCAQARESKTDLNYLSRVAWPIFETEKVISKIGETKFKVKRICIQSLNYPKAFNDIVNLAKALIKFNIPISVSCQPFNETQLHILKYLGIDKISIPLDAFTKEIFEKIKGSARKSPYRWETHFEALKKAVKIFGEKNVTTHLILGLGETERDVCFLTQKLTDIGVNVAFFALTPLKGTLLENFPPPALTYYRKAQLARYLIVSHRIKFNEIKFNNEGEIINLNIPKEELINLVKSGKPFLTSGCPNCNRPYYNEKVSGPIYNFPRPLTEKEINETLNLLKTII; from the coding sequence ATGAAAACCACAATTGAGTTTAAAGAAAACAGTTTAGAGTTACCCAGCAAAATTAGAGTTTCCATAGGCTCAGCAATATTAATTGGGTTAAAGAGAGGCTTTATAAATGCTCCTTCAGAAACAATTTATCTAATGACTTTTTATGAAGGAAGATGCCTCGCTAATTGCGGTTTTTGTGCTCAAGCAAGAGAAAGCAAAACAGATTTAAATTATCTTTCTAGAGTTGCTTGGCCAATTTTTGAAACAGAAAAAGTCATAAGTAAAATAGGGGAAACAAAATTTAAAGTAAAAAGAATTTGTATTCAATCATTAAATTATCCAAAAGCTTTTAATGATATAGTAAACTTAGCAAAAGCTTTAATAAAATTTAATATCCCAATATCTGTTTCATGTCAACCTTTTAATGAAACACAACTTCATATATTAAAATATTTAGGCATAGATAAAATATCTATACCATTAGATGCTTTTACAAAGGAGATTTTTGAAAAAATTAAGGGTTCAGCTAGAAAAAGTCCATATCGTTGGGAAACTCATTTTGAAGCTTTAAAAAAAGCTGTTAAAATATTTGGTGAAAAAAACGTTACAACACATTTAATTTTGGGTTTAGGTGAAACTGAACGAGATGTATGTTTTTTAACTCAAAAATTAACTGATATTGGTGTGAATGTTGCTTTTTTTGCTTTAACACCTTTAAAAGGTACTTTATTAGAAAACTTTCCTCCTCCAGCATTAACTTATTATCGAAAAGCTCAATTAGCTAGATACTTAATTGTTTCTCATCGAATTAAATTTAATGAAATTAAATTTAATAATGAAGGAGAAATAATTAACCTAAATATACCTAAAGAAGAATTAATAAACTTGGTTAAATCTGGAAAACCATTTTTAACTTCAGGCTGTCCAAACTGTAATAGACCCTATTATAACGAGAAAGTTTCTGGTCCAATATATAATTTTCCCAGACCATTAACTGAAAAAGAAATTAATGAAACACTTAATCTTTTAAAGACAATAATTTAA
- a CDS encoding radical SAM protein, with amino-acid sequence MFKGVCNLSLKSLTLKKLEEEVKIAREISWKNLGKKIVFYNPSFIFHKNYFSPWIFPSISITGVSCSLKCKHCGGKILKTMIPALTPEKLIEVCMEIEKHKGLGCLISGGCLPNGEVPLKNFFKAIQEVKSKTKLKIVVHTGLINEETAFKLKDAKVDAALIDVIGSDETINEIYHLNATIKDFEKSLNAIKKAGIPLIPHVLIGLHYGKIKGEYNAINILSRYNPSALIMIVFFPIKGTKMEKEKPPNILEVTKLLVYARKAFPNTPIALGCARPTGSYRIELDSIAIKTGVNAIAFPSKKAVELAKSFNLEILYSNVCCSQIYEEYLKI; translated from the coding sequence ATTTTTAAAGGTGTATGCAATCTGTCTCTTAAAAGTTTAACATTAAAAAAGTTAGAAGAAGAAGTAAAAATTGCTAGAGAAATTTCATGGAAAAATCTTGGAAAAAAAATAGTTTTTTATAATCCAAGTTTTATTTTTCATAAAAACTATTTTTCACCTTGGATTTTTCCTTCAATATCTATAACTGGAGTAAGCTGCAGCTTAAAATGCAAACATTGCGGTGGTAAAATATTAAAAACTATGATTCCCGCTTTAACCCCTGAAAAATTAATTGAAGTTTGTATGGAAATTGAAAAACATAAAGGTTTAGGATGTTTAATAAGCGGAGGATGCTTACCAAATGGAGAAGTTCCACTAAAAAATTTTTTTAAAGCTATTCAAGAGGTTAAATCGAAAACTAAATTGAAAATTGTTGTTCATACAGGATTGATTAATGAAGAAACTGCTTTTAAACTTAAAGATGCTAAAGTAGATGCTGCCTTAATAGATGTTATTGGAAGTGATGAAACCATAAATGAAATTTATCATTTAAATGCTACAATAAAAGATTTTGAAAAATCCTTAAATGCGATTAAAAAAGCTGGAATCCCTTTAATCCCGCATGTCTTAATTGGGCTTCATTATGGAAAAATTAAAGGAGAATACAATGCTATTAATATTCTCTCTCGTTATAACCCATCAGCTTTAATAATGATTGTTTTTTTCCCAATTAAAGGAACTAAAATGGAGAAGGAAAAACCTCCAAACATTCTTGAAGTAACTAAACTTCTAGTTTATGCTAGGAAAGCTTTTCCAAATACACCTATCGCGTTAGGATGCGCTAGACCAACAGGTTCTTATAGAATTGAATTAGATTCAATAGCTATTAAAACTGGCGTGAATGCTATTGCTTTTCCAAGTAAAAAAGCTGTTGAATTAGCTAAATCTTTTAACTTAGAAATTTTATATTCTAATGTTTGTTGCTCTCAAATTTACGAGGAATATTTAAAAATTTAA